From the genome of Aspergillus chevalieri M1 DNA, chromosome 8, nearly complete sequence, one region includes:
- a CDS encoding aminopeptidase P family protein (BUSCO:EOG09261XGL;~COG:E;~EggNog:ENOG410PH1D;~InterPro:IPR000994,IPR029149,IPR036005,IPR007865;~MEROPS:MER0013463;~PFAM:PF05195,PF00557;~go_function: GO:0030145 - manganese ion binding [Evidence IEA];~go_function: GO:0070006 - metalloaminopeptidase activity [Evidence IEA]), with amino-acid sequence MSPCKYLLRQWLRYSPHPFISTLRTCRPLVQRPGISRLASRRTYASSISAADLKFGQPLHETHPHILSPGELTPGITALEYAQRRSKLANKLPQNAIAVLAASEVKYRAAGIFNEYRQDSNFFYLTGFNEPNALAIIANDGSGDNHIFHLYVREKDPKAELWDGARSGTRAAIDVFNADESGDIDRIGDILPNIVSGASAIYTDIPAFDPGRSSLHKYLYGPTTTSEKLKKCVDYSKVRPLRPLLNDMKVFKSEDEVVHMRRLGQAAGRAFTESMSHEFNMEKDLASFLEYKLKANGCDTSAFVPVVAGGPNALSIHYTRNDDILNDGDLVLTDGGGEWGTYICDITRTWPVNGKFSGPQRDLYTAVLNVHRSCLALCRESAMVSLDRLHTIAENGLKDQLQQLGFDVSGNAMNILFPHHVGHYIGLDVHDCPGYSRSYALKAGQCITVEPGIYVPDSDRWPAKFRGIGIRIEDSVCVGDDHPIVLTPEAVKEVDDIEALRV; translated from the exons ATGTCGCCATGCAAATATTTGCTTCGCCAATGGCTCCGCTACTCCCCTCATCCTTTTATTAGTACCTTGAGAACATGTCGTCCTCTGGTGCAGCGCCCTGGAATCAGTCGATTGGCCTCTCGGCGGACATACGCTTCCTCGATTTCCGCGGCAGACCTTAAATTCGGACAACCATTGCACGAGACGCATCCCCATATACTGAGTCCGGGAGAAT TGACTCCCGGAATCACAGCACTTGAGTACGCCCAACGTCGCTCCAAACTCGCGAACAAGCTCCCACAGAATGCGATTGCTGTGCTAGCGGCTTCGGAGGTCAAATATCGCGCAGCGGGTATTTTCAATGAGTACCGTCAAGATTCCAATTTCTTCTATCTCACGG GTTTTAACGAACCCAACGCCTTGGCCATTATCG CGAATGATGGGTCTGGCGACAATCACATTTTCCACCTCTACGTTCGGGAAAAGGATCCCAAAGCTGAACTGTGGGATGGAGCTCGGTCCGGCACGCGGGCTGCTATAGATGTATTCAACGCGGATGAA TCGGGTGACATCGATCGCATTGGGGACATTTTACCAAACATCGTGTCCGGAGCCTCTGCAATTTACACGGATATTCCCGCCTTTGACCCCGGGAGGTCCAGTCTGCACAAGTACCTTTATGGCCCCACTACGACGTCCGAGAAGCTCAAGAAATGCGTCGACTATAGCAAGGTCAGACCATTGCGGCCACTTCTCAATGACATGAAGGTCTTCAAGAGCGAGGATGAGGTTGTCCATATGCGTCGACTTGGTCAGGCCGCTGGAAGAGCCTTTACGGAGTCTATGAGCCACGAATTCAATATGGAGAAAGATTTGGCTTCCTTCCTGGAATACAAGCTCAAGGCCAATGGCTGCGACACTAGCGCATTTGTTCCCGTTGTCGCTGGCGGACCT AATGCACTTAGCATCCATTATACCAGAAATGATGATATCCTGAA CGACGGAGATTTGGTCCTCACGGACGGAGGCGGA GAATGGGGGACATATATCTGCGACATTACGAGGACATGGCCAGTCAATGGCAAATTCTCTGGGCCTCAGCGTGATCTGTATACTGCGGTGCTTAATGTGCACCGCAGCTGTCTTGCTCTTTGCCGGGAGAGCGCAATGGTCTCTCTGGATAGACTGCACACTATCGCTGAAAACGGTCTGAAAGACCAACTTCAGCAGCTTGGATTTGATGTGTCTGGAAAC GCTATGAACATTTTGTTCCCACACCACGTTGGACATTATATTGGATTGGATGTCCACGACTGCCCTGGATATTCGAGGAGCTATGCCCTCAAAGCAGGCCAGTGCATCACTGTTGAACC CGGTATCTACGTTCCGGATAGCGATAGATGGCCGGCAAAGTTCCGAGGCATTGGCATCAGAATCGAAGACAGCGTGTGTGTTGGTGATGACCATCCCATTGTCTTGACTCCAGAAGCAGTTAAAGAG GTCGATGACATTGAAGCCCTGCGAGTATAG
- a CDS encoding SIR2 family NAD-dependent protein deacylase (COG:B,K;~EggNog:ENOG410PHX8;~InterPro:IPR027546,IPR029035,IPR003000,IPR026590;~PFAM:PF02146;~go_function: GO:0036054 - protein-malonyllysine demalonylase activity [Evidence IEA];~go_function: GO:0036055 - protein-succinyllysine desuccinylase activity [Evidence IEA];~go_function: GO:0070403 - NAD+ binding [Evidence IEA]): MASSAIPAADIQSFTTYLKGCKRVMALLGAGISASSGLPTFRGAGGLWRSYDATDLATPEAFEANPDLVWQFYGFRRHMALKAKPNRAHYALADLARKNKDFITLSQNVDGLSQRANHPPEQLHLLHGSLFTIKCTSFYCNYVSDDDFTDPIVPALAIPKDRQEPIPSTEDKTGVQAAQALQNALGLEDSDGELDISDEQVPLPALPIEVLPHCPRCKKGLLRPGVVWFGEPLPTQTLAEVDRFLKAGPVDLILVIGTSSKVYPAAGYVDEARAKGARVAVVNMDSNDVGRSGLKKGDWLFQGDAGVIVPEILGFEDSVELAQ; this comes from the exons ATGGCTTCTTCAGCAATCCCAGCAGCCGACATCCAGTCCTTCACAACATACCTGAAAGGATGCAAGCGAGTCATGGCCCTCCTGGGTGCAGGAATCTCAGCCTCGTCTGGCCTTCCCACCTTCCGAGGCGCAGGAGGACTGTGGCGATCCTATGATGCGACGGATTTGGCGACACCGGAAGCTTTCGAAGCTAATCCCGACTTGGTGTGGCAGTTTTATGGGTTTAGGAGGCATATGGCTCTCAAGGCGAAGCCGAACCGCGCACATTACGCACTGGCTGAtctggcgaggaagaataaGGACTTCATTACTTTGTCGCAGAATGTTGATG GATTGTCGCAACGAGCGAACCACCCACCGGAACAGCTACACCTCCTCCATGGCTCCCTCTTTACGATAAAATGCACCTCCTTCTACTGCAACTACGTCTCCGATGACGACTTCACAGACCCCATCGTCCCTGCCCTCGCAATCCCCAAAGATAGACAAGAACCCATCCCCTCCACAGAAGACAAAACCGGCGTACAAGCAGCCCAGGCATTACAAAACGCCCTAGGCCTCGAAGACTCTGACGGCGAGCTCGACATCTCCGATGAACAAGTCCCACTCCCCGCATTACCAATCGAAGTACTCCCGCACTGCCCGAGGTGCAAAAAAGGCCTCCTCCGCCCCGGTGTGGTATGGTTCGGCGAACCTTTGCCGACGCAAACTCTCGCTGAGGTGGATAGATTTCTGAAGGCGGGGCCTGTCGATCTTATTCTGGTTATCGGGACTAGTTCGAAGGTTTATCCGGCGGCGGGGTATGTAGATGAGGCTCGGGCGAAGGGCGCCCGGGTTGCGGTTGTTAATATGGATAGTAATGATGTTGGGAGGTCGGGGCTGAAGAAGGGTGATTGGCTTTTTCAGGGCGATGCGGGCGTTATTGTTCCAGAGATTTTGGGGTTTGAGGATAGCGTTGAATTGGCGCAGTGA
- a CDS encoding putative SNF2 family helicase/ATPase (COG:K,L;~EggNog:ENOG410QDFW;~InterPro:IPR038718,IPR000330,IPR027417,IPR014001, IPR001650;~PFAM:PF00176,PF00271;~go_function: GO:0005524 - ATP binding [Evidence IEA]), which produces MAKESDAPQLPLTPRKANEQPQGLSQHPEFGKPSPLRPVHHQRPAHPSNPFNIPKPNQARPEHHRGPQPQPRPQPQYPASSQGYRPPMTPGAGVAATPRRNESFDPFKPVRPSAYNNNRFSRPVDSGAFEIKRPENVTFGTPRAPKTFFTSKPSAVKMNNASKNLKNFVDLTGEGGFTPSAGSRNNVGFGSYGVDDYVDTAKANENIQALLQGAFDDEDEKQQAKKNKKKNKNKKRKQKQKQKGNKKKHEDSHDASQDTSQGASELDDLAAQLEGITVKEPKCTDDDEDEKKAKAVKSPAINSDTQEASDNESEPEADKGATDTEDDAKEVVSDEEEEEEEEEEEEEEEEEEEDDGTVDGLNVKLLPHQREGVSWMRDKELGRGKGTAPKGGILADDMGLGKTVQTIALLLTNTKPDSGKVRKNHDSDEESDEEEKPRKLPPGLSKSTLVVAPLALIKQWEGEIAAKVENTHKLRVCVYHGNTRAKATDNLEDYDVVITTYGTLTSEHGKGGKSGIFSVYWYRIILDEAHTIKNRNAKATQAACALDAEYRWCLSGTPMQNNLDELQSLIKFLRIKPYNDLAAWKEQIGKPIANGRGQLAIERLQIFLKAFMKRRTKDVLKLNDNLKPDEDGSEKKQKPSGFQITKREVIKVATEFMPGEMNFYKRLEQRTENSLEKMMGDTKLDYAGALVLLLRLRQSCNHPDLVKSDLAKDKDILLQTGPSEKKSSQGKNDDLDSVADLFGALSVVTKKCDVCQTELSKEEASSGISRCGECENDLKATLGDKEMSHKKKRSKKVDVGDFTDSPSTSRQAARARRNRKIVVDSDDEDEEDGDWVVPKAQRGVKNFGKAGGSDDEDAEGGGEWLDSEDSDSDDEGPESPTKNRMRSVTPQVQSSESESEDDIYLSAGDDEDDDKRILPSTKIRHLMKILSREAPDFKFIVFSCFTSMLDKIEPFLNRAGIGYARYDGSMRNDHREASLNKLRNNSGTRVLLCSLRAGALGLNLTAASRVVILEPFWNPFVEEQAIDRVHRLNQTLDVKIYKMIIKDTVEERILDLQDRKRELANLTIEGKTAAAKLTMTDMMALFGRDAESRYAGRQGDLDLKQPGVLMQPTEETGGMRSSSTRDRERPQKKRVPAREENSVYGRRW; this is translated from the exons ATGGCGAAAGAAAGCGATGCACCTCAGTTGCCCCTGACGCCTCGAAAGGCAAACGAGCAGCCCCAGGGCCTATCGCAACACCCAGAATTCGGAAAACCCTCGCCTCTCCGCCCTGTTCACCACCAACGCCCAGCCCACCCCAGCAACCCCTTCAACATCCCGAAACCAAACCAGGCGAGACCGGAACATCATCGAGGCCCGCAACCGCAACCGCGGCCACAACCACAATACCCCGCATCGAGTCAGGGGTATCGTCCGCCTATGACGCCTGGTGCTGGCGTGGCTGCGACTCCAAGGCGCAACGAGTCTTTCGACCCGTTCAAACCTGTTAGACCTTCGGCTTATAATAACAATCGGTTCTCTCGTCCCGTTGACAGTGGTGCTTTTGAAATAAAGCGTCCCGAAAATGTCACCTTCGGTACCCCGCGGGCTCCGAAGACGTTTTTCACGTCGAAGCCGTCGGCGGTGAAAATGAACAATGCGTCGAAGAATCTTAAGAACTTCGTCGATTTGACAGGTGAGGGTGGTTTCACGCCCAGCGCGGGGTCGCGGAATAACGTTGGGTTCGGTTCGTATGGAGTAGACGACTACGTGGATACGGCGAAAGCGAACGAGAATATCCAGGCTCTGTTACAGGGTGCTTtcgatgacgaagatgaaaagcaacaagccaagaagaacaagaagaagaataagaataagaagaggaagcagaagcagaagcagaaggggAATAAGAAGAAGCATGAAGACTCTCACGATGCTTCTCAGGATACTTCTCAGGGTGCTTCTGAGCTTGATGATTTGGCTGCTCAGCTGGAGGGTATCACTGTCAAGGAGCCTAAGTGTACagatgacgacgaagacgagaaaAAGGCCAAGGCCGTCAAATCTCCAGCGATCAATAGTGACACTCAGGAGGCAAGCGATAATGAATCTGAACCGGAGGCCGACAAAGGCGCTACGGATACGGAAGATGATGCCAAAGAGGTAGTCtccgatgaagaggaggaagaagaagaagaagaagaagaagaagaagaagaagaagaagaagaggatgatggaactgTCGACGGCTTGAACGTCAAGCTTCTACCTCACCAGCGAGAGGGTGTGAGCTGGATGCGCGATAAAGAACTCGGCAGAGGCAAAGGAACGGCCCCCAAGGGTGGCATCCTCGCAGATGACATGGGTCTCGGAAAGACAGTTCAAACCATTGCCTTGTTGCTCACCAATACCAAACCTGACAGTGGAAAGGTCCGAAAGAATCATGATTCCGACGAAGAATcagacgaggaagagaagcccaGAAAACTGCCCCCTGGCCTGAGCAAGTCGACGCTTGTTGTCGCCCCGTTGGCACTCATCAAGCAATGGGAGGGCGAAATCGCAGCTAAGGTCGAGAATACTCACAAGCTTCGCGTTTGCGTCTACCACGGCAATACCCGAGCCAAGGCAACCGATAACTTGGAAGACTACGACGTGGTCATCACCACCTACGGCACCCTGACTTCCGAGCATGGCAAGGGCGGGAAATCGGGCATCTTCTCCGTCTACTGGTATCGTATCATCCTCGACGAAGCCCACACCATCAAGAACCGAAACGCCAAGGCAACCCAAGCCGCATGCGCGCTGGATGCAGAGTACCGCTGGTGTCTCAGTGGAACGCCGATGCAGAACAACCTCGACGAACTGCAGAGTTTGATCAAGTTCCTCCGCATCAAGCCTTACAATGACCTAGCAGCCTGGAAGGAGCAGATTGGAAAGCCAATTGCCAACGGCCGCGGACAGCTTGCGATCGAACGCTTGCAGATCTTCCTGAAAGCGTTCATGAAGCGACGTACCAAGGACGTCCTCAAGCTCAACGATAACCTCAAGCCCGACGAGGATGGCAGTgagaagaagcaaaagcCCTCTGGCTTCCAGATCACCAAGCGAGAAGTCATCAAGGTGGCGACGGAGTTTATGCCGGGCGAGATGAACTTTTACAAACGTCTCGAACAACGCACCGAGAACAGCCTTGAGAAAATGATGGGCGACACTAAGCTCGACTACGCTGGCGCCTTGGTTTTGCTGCTGCGTCTTCGTCAGTCGTGCAACCATCCTGACTTGGTCAAGAGCGATCTTGCCAAGGACAAGGATATCTTGCTGCAGACTGGTCCTTCTGAGAAGAAATCGTCGCAAGGGAAGAATGACGATCTGGACAGTGTGGCTGATCTCTTTGGTGCGCTCAGTGTTGTCACGAAGAAGTGCGACGTTTGCCAAACGGAATTGAGCAAGGAAGAAGCCAGCAGTGGCATCAGCCGGTGCGGCGAGTGTGAGAACGATTTGAAAGCTACGCTTGGTGATAAAGAGATGAGccataagaagaaaaggtCCAAGAAGGTAGACGTGGGGGATTTTACGGACTCGCCTTCTACCAGTCGCCAAGCTGCTCGTGCCCGTCGGAACAGAAAGATTGTCGTGGAtagcgatgatgaggacgaggaagacggCGATTGGGTAGTCCCTAAGGCCCAACGCGGGGTCAAGAACTTCGGAAAGGCTGGTGGtagtgatgatgaagatgcagAGGGAGGCGGCGAATGGCTCGATTCAGAGGATTCTGACAGCGATGACGAAGGACCGGAATCACCTACCAAGAATCGCATGAGATCTGTCACTCCCCAGGTCCAGAGTTCCGAGTCAGAGTCCGAGGATGATATTTATCTTAGCGCgggcgatgatgaggatgacgacAAGAGAATCCTCCCGTCAACTAAGATTCGGCATCTCATGAAGATTCTATCGCGCGAAGCGCCAGATTTCAAGTTCATCGTGTTCTCGTGTTTCACGTCGATGCTGGACAAGATTGAGCCATTCCTAAACCGAGCGGGCATCGGATATGCACGATATGACGGTAGCATGAGGAACGACCATCGTGAGGCGAGTCTGAACAAGCTGCGCAACAACAGTGGAACGCGAGTCTTGCTATGCAGTTTGCGGGCTGGTGCGTTGGGATTGAACCTGACGGCGGCCAGTCGGGTTGTGATTCTGGAGCCGTTCTGGAACCCG TTCGTGGAAGAACAAGCAATCGATCGAGTGCACCGCCTGAACCAAACGCTCGACGTGAAAATCTACAAGATGATCATCAAAGACACGGTCGAAGAACGGATTCTAGACCTGCAAGACCGCAAACGCGAGCTCGCCAACCTCACCATTGAAGGCAAGACCGCAGCAGCCAAGCTGACGATGACGGATATGATGGCGCTGTTTGGTCGGGATGCAGAGTCGCGGTATGCAGGGAGACAGGGGGACCTGGACCTGAAACAGCCGGGGGTGCTCATGCAGCCGACGGAAGAGACCGGTGGTATGCGGTCGAGTAGCACGCGGGACCGTGAGCGTCCGCAGAAGAAGCGGGTGCCTGCTCGTGAGGAAAACTCGGTGTATGGACGGCGGTGGTAG